In Thermotomaculum hydrothermale, a single genomic region encodes these proteins:
- a CDS encoding DUF4870 domain-containing protein, with product MELILTFNEMEGNSQTPPPPPPQPEQTPPPPPTEPQGGEPQNTGDVNVLMAILSYFGIFALIPLFVEKEDEFIQFHAKQGTTLLIAEIVLSIAFFIIGLIPILGCIVAVAEMLIFLALFVFHIIMMIKASKGEWYKIPYVYDWSLKIFK from the coding sequence ATGGAACTTATACTAACCTTTAATGAAATGGAAGGTAATTCCCAAACTCCACCTCCCCCTCCACCTCAGCCTGAGCAAACTCCGCCGCCGCCTCCAACAGAACCACAGGGAGGGGAACCTCAGAATACAGGGGATGTTAATGTTTTAATGGCAATTTTAAGTTATTTTGGAATATTTGCTCTTATTCCACTTTTTGTTGAGAAGGAAGACGAGTTTATTCAATTTCATGCAAAGCAGGGGACTACTCTTTTGATTGCTGAAATTGTTTTAAGCATTGCATTTTTTATAATAGGGTTGATTCCTATTTTAGGTTGCATTGTCGCAGTAGCTGAAATGTTAATCTTCCTTGCACTTTTTGTTTTCCACATAATTATGATGATTAAGGCATCAAAAGGGGAGTGGTACAAGATACCCTATGTTTACGACTGGTCTCTAAAAATTTTCAAATAA
- a CDS encoding TIM barrel protein codes for MLKFGTAGLPHGAKSYEQGFEILKKLGLDSMEVEFVHGVRMKKERAEKVGELAKDFGLTLTCHGPYYINLNAKEEEKREASKQRVINTVLAGKYMEAVSITFHAGFYLKMSQETVYQNIKKSLEEIVEDLKYEVDIPQIAIETTGKPTQFGDLTEILRLTKDVEGIFICIDFAHLHARSIGRYNSAKETEFVIKKVIQYCGEKALKHMHFHIAGIEYGQKGEKYHVNLNDSDLRYEEILRVLKDYDVEGVVTCESPNLQEDACLLKETYLRML; via the coding sequence ATGTTGAAATTTGGAACAGCTGGATTACCGCACGGGGCTAAATCATACGAACAGGGATTTGAGATATTAAAAAAATTAGGGCTTGATTCAATGGAAGTGGAATTTGTCCATGGAGTAAGAATGAAAAAAGAAAGGGCGGAAAAAGTGGGGGAGCTGGCAAAGGATTTTGGTTTAACCTTAACCTGTCACGGCCCTTATTATATTAACCTTAATGCAAAAGAGGAAGAAAAAAGGGAAGCAAGCAAGCAGAGGGTTATAAATACAGTTCTCGCAGGGAAATACATGGAAGCTGTAAGTATTACCTTTCATGCAGGTTTTTATTTGAAGATGTCCCAGGAGACAGTTTACCAAAACATAAAAAAATCCCTTGAAGAGATAGTGGAAGATTTAAAGTATGAGGTGGATATTCCTCAAATAGCAATTGAAACAACAGGAAAACCCACTCAATTTGGAGATTTAACAGAGATTTTAAGGTTGACAAAGGATGTTGAGGGAATTTTTATCTGTATTGACTTTGCCCACCTCCACGCAAGGAGTATAGGCAGATATAATTCGGCAAAAGAAACAGAATTTGTTATAAAAAAGGTAATTCAGTACTGTGGAGAGAAGGCTTTGAAACATATGCATTTTCACATTGCCGGAATTGAGTATGGTCAAAAAGGAGAGAAGTACCACGTTAACCTTAATGACTCTGATTTAAGGTATGAAGAGATATTAAGGGTTTTGAAAGACTATGATGTTGAAGGGGTTGTTACATGTGAAAGCCCCAATCTTCAGGAAGACGCATGCCTTCTTAAAGAAACTTATTTGAGAATGTTGTAA
- a CDS encoding RNA polymerase sigma factor: protein MCDELKVIERVLNGDVDAFGILVKRYEKQIVNYIYRMIGDYQDALELSQEVFLKAYLALKSYKSEYSFSTWLYKIAKNRTIDFVRKRKLNTVSIEGQGNEDSLKPQYEDSGLKPDEVFEKKRRANLVEKAVKQLPFEYREVIIMYHIDGLKYEEISEILDLPIGTVKNRIFRARKLLKEILEGEI from the coding sequence ATGTGTGATGAGTTAAAGGTTATAGAAAGGGTATTAAACGGGGATGTAGATGCTTTTGGAATACTTGTTAAAAGGTATGAGAAGCAGATTGTAAATTATATTTATCGAATGATAGGAGATTATCAGGATGCCCTTGAATTATCTCAGGAGGTTTTTTTGAAAGCTTATCTTGCTTTAAAGAGTTATAAAAGTGAATACTCTTTTTCAACCTGGCTATATAAGATTGCCAAAAATAGAACTATAGATTTTGTGAGAAAAAGAAAGTTAAATACAGTGTCAATTGAAGGACAGGGGAATGAAGATAGTCTAAAACCTCAGTATGAGGATTCAGGATTGAAGCCAGATGAGGTTTTTGAAAAAAAGAGAAGGGCTAATCTTGTTGAGAAGGCGGTAAAACAGCTTCCTTTTGAGTATAGAGAGGTAATTATTATGTACCACATTGACGGATTAAAGTACGAAGAGATATCGGAGATACTGGATTTACCAATAGGAACGGTAAAAAACAGGATTTTTAGAGCAAGGAAACTTTTAAAAGAGATTCTGGAAGGTGAAATATGA
- a CDS encoding 3-hydroxyacyl-CoA dehydrogenase/enoyl-CoA hydratase family protein, with product MKKKIRKVGVIGSGVMGSGIAAHCANAGIPVVMLDIVPKNLEEGQSRSIIAETAKEKLKKQKPSPIFSKAVLDLIETGNLEDDLEKLKDCDWVVEVVVENLEIKKALFKNIAPYLKEDAILSSNTSGIPIKLMSEDFDESLKKRFLVTHFFNPVRYLKLLEIIPGELTDPEIVEFMKDFGENVLGKGVVLGKDTPNFVGNRIGVFSMMNAIQLMQEMGLKIEEVDAVLGKAMARAGSAVFGTADLVGIDTLKHVVVNSYNALKDDEMRDTFKLPEVVDKMIEKGLLGRKSKAGFYTKDKKKGKLVLDLETLEYRPVEKPDWKSVKKAKEISNPGERIKAVVNTDDLGGQFAWKNTAYTLIYSLNRLGEITDTIYNIDNAIKWGFNWELGPFEIWDAIGVKESVERMKADGFDVPEKINILLEKGETFYKVIDGDKYYFDFDKADYVKIPVRYNVILLEKNKSLGNIVDENESASIVDLGDGVICCEWHTKMNAIDDKIIEMMNKACDLVEADKYEALVVGSQAQHFGAGANIFMLLQLAEEGQWWMIEEVTRKFQEMTMRLKYCEKPTVVAPYGLTLGGACETTLHGHRAVFNAETYIGLVEVGVGLLPAGGGTKEMLIRTINDNRVNVDLLTATQKVFELIAMAKVATSAMEAKEFGYMRPCDLMVMNGDSVIYYAKQAALSMVREGFTPRRAKEKVKVAGKTGYAAMMLAVQNMKDAGWISDYDAFIASKIANVLSGGQVPEGTYVSEDRLLELEREAFVELCAQQKTQERIAHMLKTGKPLRN from the coding sequence ATGAAAAAGAAAATAAGAAAAGTCGGTGTAATCGGTTCCGGTGTTATGGGAAGTGGTATTGCTGCCCACTGTGCAAATGCCGGTATTCCGGTTGTTATGCTTGACATTGTTCCCAAAAATCTTGAAGAGGGGCAGTCAAGAAGCATAATTGCTGAAACTGCTAAAGAGAAGTTAAAGAAGCAAAAACCATCTCCAATATTTTCAAAGGCAGTGCTTGATTTAATTGAAACAGGTAACCTTGAAGATGACCTTGAAAAATTAAAAGACTGTGACTGGGTTGTTGAGGTTGTTGTTGAAAACCTTGAGATTAAGAAAGCATTGTTTAAAAACATTGCTCCATATTTAAAAGAAGACGCAATCCTTTCTTCAAACACATCAGGTATTCCTATTAAATTGATGAGTGAAGACTTTGATGAAAGTTTAAAGAAAAGATTTCTTGTAACTCACTTTTTCAACCCTGTAAGGTATTTAAAACTCCTTGAGATTATCCCGGGAGAGTTGACAGACCCTGAAATAGTTGAGTTTATGAAGGATTTTGGGGAAAATGTTTTAGGCAAAGGGGTTGTTTTAGGGAAAGATACCCCAAACTTTGTTGGAAACAGAATAGGCGTTTTCTCAATGATGAACGCTATCCAGTTAATGCAAGAAATGGGGTTGAAGATTGAGGAAGTTGACGCTGTTTTAGGCAAGGCTATGGCAAGGGCAGGTTCTGCTGTTTTCGGTACTGCTGATTTAGTTGGTATTGACACATTAAAGCATGTTGTTGTCAACTCATACAATGCCCTTAAAGATGATGAAATGAGGGATACCTTCAAGCTTCCTGAAGTTGTTGACAAAATGATTGAAAAAGGCTTGCTTGGAAGAAAGAGCAAGGCAGGTTTTTATACAAAGGACAAAAAGAAGGGCAAACTTGTTCTTGACCTTGAAACACTTGAATACAGGCCTGTTGAAAAGCCAGACTGGAAATCGGTAAAAAAGGCAAAAGAGATTTCCAACCCAGGGGAAAGGATTAAGGCTGTTGTAAACACAGATGATTTAGGTGGACAGTTTGCATGGAAAAACACGGCATACACCTTAATTTACTCTCTCAATAGACTTGGTGAAATCACTGATACCATCTACAACATTGACAATGCTATTAAATGGGGATTCAACTGGGAATTAGGCCCATTTGAAATCTGGGATGCTATTGGTGTTAAAGAATCTGTTGAAAGAATGAAGGCTGACGGCTTTGATGTTCCTGAAAAAATCAATATTCTTCTTGAAAAGGGTGAAACATTCTACAAGGTAATTGACGGGGACAAATACTACTTTGATTTTGATAAAGCAGACTATGTAAAAATCCCTGTTAGATACAATGTAATTCTCCTTGAAAAGAACAAGAGCCTCGGCAATATTGTTGATGAAAATGAATCTGCTTCAATTGTTGACCTTGGAGACGGGGTTATCTGCTGTGAATGGCACACCAAGATGAACGCTATTGACGACAAAATAATTGAAATGATGAATAAGGCCTGCGACCTTGTTGAAGCAGATAAGTATGAAGCCCTTGTTGTTGGTTCTCAGGCTCAGCACTTTGGTGCAGGCGCAAACATTTTTATGCTTTTACAGCTTGCAGAAGAAGGGCAGTGGTGGATGATTGAAGAGGTAACAAGGAAGTTCCAGGAAATGACAATGAGGCTCAAATACTGTGAAAAACCAACAGTTGTTGCACCTTACGGTTTAACATTGGGTGGAGCTTGCGAAACCACGCTCCACGGTCACAGGGCTGTATTTAATGCAGAAACCTATATTGGTCTTGTTGAGGTAGGTGTTGGGTTGCTTCCTGCTGGCGGTGGAACAAAGGAAATGTTAATTAGAACAATTAATGATAACAGGGTAAATGTTGACCTGCTTACAGCAACTCAGAAAGTGTTCGAATTGATTGCAATGGCAAAGGTTGCAACAAGCGCTATGGAAGCAAAAGAATTTGGCTATATGAGGCCATGCGATTTAATGGTAATGAACGGCGACTCTGTAATTTACTATGCAAAACAGGCTGCTCTCTCTATGGTTAGAGAAGGATTTACTCCAAGAAGGGCAAAAGAAAAGGTTAAGGTTGCAGGTAAAACAGGTTACGCTGCAATGATGCTTGCTGTTCAGAATATGAAGGACGCTGGCTGGATTTCAGATTATGATGCATTTATTGCATCGAAGATTGCAAATGTTCTCTCAGGTGGACAGGTACCTGAAGGCACCTATGTTTCAGAAGACAGGTTGCTTGAACTTGAAAGGGAAGCATTTGTTGAACTTTGTGCGCAGCAGAAAACACAGGAAAGAATTGCGCACATGTTAAAAACAGGAAAACCATTGAGGAATTAA
- a CDS encoding acyl-CoA thioesterase — protein sequence MFSYKHRVRYYETDKMGVAHHSSFVYWFENARVEFLRDLGIDYKDIENAGYNLAVVEINGRFLKPVFYDELISIKVKASRFDGKYAKFDYYVFNEKSETVVKGCTKHFVVDRELKRVKLPDVFLNKIKEKLQERE from the coding sequence ATGTTTTCTTACAAACATAGAGTTAGATACTATGAAACAGATAAAATGGGGGTTGCCCATCATTCTTCTTTTGTTTATTGGTTTGAAAATGCAAGGGTTGAGTTTTTAAGGGATTTGGGAATAGATTACAAGGATATTGAGAATGCTGGTTATAACCTTGCAGTTGTTGAAATAAATGGAAGATTTTTAAAGCCTGTTTTTTACGATGAGTTAATTTCAATTAAAGTGAAGGCTTCAAGGTTTGATGGGAAATATGCAAAATTTGATTATTATGTTTTTAATGAAAAATCTGAAACAGTTGTTAAGGGGTGTACGAAACACTTTGTTGTTGACAGGGAATTAAAAAGGGTAAAGTTACCTGATGTTTTTTTGAATAAAATAAAAGAGAAATTACAAGAAAGGGAATAG
- the dnaK gene encoding molecular chaperone DnaK, whose translation MGIILGIDLGTTNSCCCFIENNTPVLVPNKEGSRVTPSVVAFTEKKEIFVGHIAKRQAITNPENTVYGIKRLIGRKYDSPEVQSMLDTLPYKVVPADNGDAWVEIRGEKYSPQEISAFILKSLKESAEEYIGQEVKEAIITVPAYFNDAQRQATKDAGRIAGLEVLRIINEPTAAALSYRDNNLRGKVAVYDLGGGTFDISILDVSEDVYEVLSTSGNTFLGGDDFDKKIMDWIIDSFKKSQGIDLSEDKMALQRLKEAAEKAKCELSVSEEVEINLPFIAADDTGPKHFVSTLNREQFNEMVKDLVEKTLEPCEEALKLANLKKEDIDHVILVGGQTRTPLIIETVRDFFGKEPRRDNNPDEVVAIGAALQGSIISGDVKDIVLLDITPLSLGVETKGGLFVKLIERGSTIPTKASQIFTTVTHNQSKVAIHVLQGESELAKNNISLGYFELVDIPPAPKGVPRIEVTFEIDANGIVHVSAIDLDSGKSQSMEIRPSSGLSEKQIQEIIEKAEKNKEEEARIKRVIMTKNSIESLLANIEKSYAQFKEQIPDDFKEKVRNSILEAKSALKVDDIEVLEDVLANLKQISNKFTNFLLYGSLN comes from the coding sequence ATGGGAATTATCCTAGGAATTGATTTAGGTACTACCAATAGTTGTTGCTGCTTTATTGAGAACAATACTCCGGTTCTGGTTCCTAACAAAGAGGGTTCAAGGGTAACCCCTTCAGTTGTTGCCTTTACAGAAAAAAAAGAAATATTTGTCGGGCATATAGCCAAAAGGCAGGCTATTACTAACCCTGAAAATACTGTTTACGGAATTAAGAGGCTAATAGGCAGGAAATATGACTCCCCTGAGGTTCAGTCAATGCTTGATACCCTTCCCTACAAAGTTGTTCCTGCAGATAATGGAGATGCATGGGTTGAAATAAGGGGAGAAAAGTATTCTCCACAGGAGATTTCAGCCTTTATTTTAAAATCATTGAAAGAGAGTGCAGAAGAATATATTGGGCAGGAGGTAAAAGAAGCAATAATAACTGTCCCTGCTTACTTTAACGATGCCCAGAGGCAGGCAACCAAGGATGCGGGAAGGATTGCAGGGTTGGAGGTTTTGAGAATAATAAACGAACCTACCGCTGCTGCGTTATCCTATAGAGACAACAATTTAAGAGGCAAGGTTGCAGTTTACGATTTAGGTGGTGGAACCTTTGATATCTCTATCTTAGATGTTTCTGAAGATGTTTATGAGGTTTTGTCAACAAGTGGCAATACATTTTTAGGTGGGGATGATTTTGATAAAAAGATAATGGACTGGATTATTGATTCTTTTAAAAAGAGTCAGGGGATTGATTTAAGTGAAGACAAAATGGCTTTACAGAGGTTAAAAGAGGCTGCTGAAAAGGCAAAATGCGAGCTTTCTGTTTCGGAAGAAGTAGAAATAAACCTGCCTTTTATAGCAGCAGACGATACAGGTCCTAAACACTTTGTCTCCACTTTAAACAGAGAACAATTTAATGAAATGGTTAAAGACCTTGTTGAAAAAACCCTTGAACCCTGTGAAGAAGCGTTAAAGCTTGCAAACCTGAAAAAAGAAGATATAGACCATGTGATTCTTGTAGGTGGGCAGACAAGAACGCCTTTGATTATTGAAACGGTAAGGGATTTTTTTGGGAAAGAACCAAGAAGGGATAACAACCCTGATGAAGTTGTTGCAATAGGTGCCGCTTTACAGGGAAGCATTATTTCTGGAGATGTTAAGGATATTGTACTGCTTGATATCACTCCTCTTTCTTTGGGTGTTGAAACAAAAGGTGGCTTGTTTGTTAAATTGATAGAGAGGGGTAGTACAATTCCTACCAAAGCAAGCCAGATTTTTACAACTGTCACTCACAACCAGTCAAAAGTTGCCATCCATGTTTTGCAGGGGGAAAGTGAGCTTGCCAAAAACAATATTTCGCTTGGGTACTTTGAACTTGTTGATATACCCCCGGCACCAAAAGGTGTTCCGAGAATTGAAGTTACATTTGAAATAGATGCAAATGGTATTGTTCATGTTAGTGCAATTGACCTGGATAGCGGTAAATCGCAGAGTATGGAGATTAGGCCATCAAGCGGTTTGTCAGAAAAACAAATTCAGGAGATAATAGAAAAAGCAGAGAAAAATAAGGAAGAAGAGGCGAGAATTAAAAGAGTTATTATGACAAAAAACTCAATTGAAAGTTTGCTTGCAAATATTGAAAAATCTTATGCACAGTTTAAAGAGCAGATCCCTGATGATTTTAAGGAAAAGGTTAGAAATTCAATTTTAGAGGCAAAAAGTGCTTTAAAGGTGGATGATATTGAAGTTCTGGAAGATGTATTGGCGAATTTAAAGCAAATTTCAAATAAATTTACCAATTTTCTTCTTTACGGAAGTTTAAATTAA
- a CDS encoding anti-sigma factor family protein, translating into MNKVCRLLEDYLKNDLTPEEKDLFDKHLNECENCRREVELLREVEGYLNSIPKVKVPEDFSERVIEKVYEHKRKVAGWYMYAAVFFVSFISAFLAINVIGINKAIQNVVSVGESVYKFAKSVLTAITTLSGTLYSVMTPGKINSVVLTIAFGVILLIFLKSIKLFSSVER; encoded by the coding sequence ATGAATAAAGTATGCAGGTTGCTTGAAGATTATTTAAAAAACGATTTAACCCCGGAAGAAAAAGATCTTTTTGATAAACATTTAAATGAGTGTGAAAATTGCCGCAGAGAGGTGGAGTTGCTCAGAGAAGTTGAAGGTTATTTAAACTCAATCCCAAAAGTAAAGGTGCCTGAAGATTTCTCAGAAAGGGTTATTGAAAAGGTCTACGAGCATAAAAGAAAAGTCGCCGGCTGGTATATGTATGCGGCAGTATTTTTTGTTTCTTTTATTTCTGCATTTTTAGCAATCAATGTTATTGGTATAAATAAGGCAATACAGAATGTTGTCTCTGTTGGAGAGAGTGTTTACAAGTTTGCAAAATCTGTTTTAACTGCAATTACAACACTTTCAGGCACTTTATACAGCGTTATGACTCCCGGGAAAATCAACAGTGTTGTTTTAACAATTGCTTTTGGAGTTATACTTTTAATTTTTCTTAAATCTATTAAACTTTTTTCAAGTGTGGAGAGATGA
- a CDS encoding LTA synthase family protein, with amino-acid sequence MNKRIFYLFVILILCFSFNSFAGERTKLFVFPAHTVKIEKPVKGDILVVGKDIEICANVDGNVSAIGGNILVKSKVSGNCVSIGGGIHISGGKVEGDIVSIGELFGKNRFYLLLLNTFFWIITIGFGFYFYGENIKENAFEFADDFIRLFFFGFYSLIALTLLSLISFALIKVGIGLILFLFVFAGFFAIYIFSILTIFCFFGDVVAKFIKVNLPDTVKMLLGLAIYQMLKFVPLFGFLSFVVLLSAAFGATLYSRFGTFKSWFGLPRFWGE; translated from the coding sequence ATGAATAAGAGAATCTTTTATCTGTTTGTTATTCTAATTTTATGTTTTTCCTTTAATTCTTTTGCGGGAGAAAGGACAAAACTCTTTGTTTTTCCGGCACATACAGTAAAGATTGAAAAACCTGTCAAAGGGGATATCCTTGTTGTAGGTAAAGACATAGAGATTTGCGCTAATGTTGATGGAAATGTCTCCGCTATTGGTGGGAATATACTTGTAAAAAGCAAGGTTTCTGGGAATTGTGTTTCAATAGGTGGTGGTATTCATATTTCAGGTGGAAAGGTAGAGGGAGATATAGTAAGCATTGGCGAGCTTTTTGGGAAAAACAGGTTCTATCTGTTGTTGCTTAATACATTTTTCTGGATAATTACAATAGGTTTTGGATTTTACTTTTACGGAGAAAATATTAAAGAAAACGCTTTTGAGTTTGCAGATGACTTTATAAGGCTATTTTTCTTCGGTTTTTATTCACTTATAGCCTTAACTTTGCTATCGCTTATTTCTTTTGCCCTAATTAAGGTGGGTATAGGATTGATTTTGTTTCTTTTCGTTTTTGCTGGTTTTTTTGCCATTTATATCTTTTCAATTCTCACCATATTTTGCTTTTTCGGCGATGTTGTAGCAAAATTTATAAAGGTTAATTTGCCTGATACTGTGAAAATGCTATTAGGCCTTGCTATATATCAAATGTTAAAATTTGTTCCATTATTTGGTTTTCTATCATTTGTAGTTCTTTTAAGCGCTGCTTTTGGTGCAACTCTTTATTCTCGCTTCGGCACTTTTAAGTCATGGTTTGGGCTTCCCCGTTTCTGGGGGGAATAA
- the grpE gene encoding nucleotide exchange factor GrpE, whose product MTKEKGEKRKMGGKKVVEEKEIEEVKDNENLKKQLENAKNEIKSLKEENAKLKEAYIRKVADFDNLKKRTQKEKEDAIKYGNASLLLSILDVVDNFERAVAVEPEKSDFHSFYEGVRLIEKHLKDILFSAGVEEINPENQPFDPFYHEAMMKEMRDDVPDGTVTAVFQKGYKYKDRLLRPAKVRVAINPKEHQEKQDNQANEKKESEE is encoded by the coding sequence ATGACTAAAGAGAAGGGAGAAAAAAGGAAAATGGGGGGAAAAAAGGTTGTTGAGGAAAAAGAAATTGAGGAAGTAAAAGATAATGAGAATCTGAAAAAACAGTTAGAGAATGCAAAAAATGAGATAAAAAGTTTAAAAGAGGAAAATGCTAAACTTAAAGAAGCGTATATTAGAAAGGTAGCAGATTTTGATAATTTAAAGAAAAGAACTCAAAAAGAGAAAGAGGATGCTATAAAATATGGAAATGCATCCCTGCTCTTATCAATTTTAGATGTTGTTGACAATTTTGAAAGGGCTGTAGCTGTTGAGCCTGAAAAAAGTGATTTTCATTCTTTTTACGAGGGTGTAAGGCTTATCGAAAAACACCTTAAAGATATCTTGTTTTCTGCTGGGGTGGAAGAAATTAACCCTGAAAATCAGCCATTTGATCCTTTTTATCACGAAGCTATGATGAAGGAAATGAGGGATGATGTCCCAGATGGCACTGTTACAGCTGTTTTTCAAAAGGGGTATAAATACAAAGATAGATTGTTAAGGCCTGCAAAGGTAAGAGTGGCTATTAACCCGAAAGAGCATCAGGAAAAACAGGACAACCAGGCTAACGAGAAGAAAGAAAGTGAGGAATAA
- a CDS encoding thiolase family protein — protein sequence MREVVIVAAKRTPIGRGKKGTLAKTRPDDMLAVALKGVIKQVKEQNPDFNLSEIEDVLIGCAFPEAEQGMNVARVGALLAGIPQEVPAATINRFCGSAMTCLHAATHAIMSGVGDIYIVGGTESMTKVPMIGNKFSPNPKFVEGNYPQVYVPMGETAERVVDRYGDKYDLSREALDRFSYNSHMKAIKAQDEGKFDDEIIKVIVNKTTGEIEEYQGEVPEGWVLMDRDECPRRETSMEALAKLKPVFRVNGRVTAGNSSPINDGSSAMILMSREKAEELGLKILGKVTGTAVRALEPEVMGLGPIYSTRRLLERTGLKVDDIDLFEINEAFATQSIVSIKELGIDESKVNVNGGAIAIGHPLGISGTRIITTLLYEMIRQDKKKGVATMCIGGGQGIATLIERD from the coding sequence ATGCGAGAAGTTGTAATTGTTGCCGCCAAAAGGACACCTATTGGGCGCGGCAAAAAAGGGACTCTGGCTAAAACAAGGCCGGATGATATGCTTGCTGTGGCATTAAAGGGCGTAATAAAACAGGTAAAGGAACAGAATCCAGATTTTAATTTAAGTGAAATTGAGGATGTTTTAATTGGTTGTGCTTTTCCTGAAGCAGAACAGGGGATGAATGTTGCAAGGGTTGGTGCATTGCTTGCAGGTATTCCACAGGAAGTGCCTGCTGCAACAATTAACAGGTTCTGCGGCTCTGCTATGACCTGTCTGCACGCTGCAACACACGCTATTATGTCAGGTGTGGGTGACATTTATATTGTTGGTGGAACTGAGAGTATGACAAAGGTTCCTATGATTGGAAATAAATTCTCTCCAAACCCAAAGTTTGTTGAAGGGAATTATCCACAGGTTTATGTCCCCATGGGCGAGACTGCTGAAAGGGTTGTTGACAGATATGGAGATAAATACGATTTATCCAGGGAAGCGCTTGATAGATTCTCATACAATTCTCACATGAAGGCAATCAAGGCACAGGATGAGGGTAAGTTTGACGATGAAATAATAAAGGTTATTGTTAACAAGACAACCGGCGAAATTGAAGAGTATCAGGGTGAAGTTCCTGAAGGCTGGGTTTTAATGGATAGAGATGAATGCCCCAGAAGGGAAACATCAATGGAAGCACTTGCAAAGTTAAAACCTGTATTCAGGGTTAACGGAAGGGTAACTGCTGGAAACTCTTCACCTATCAACGACGGCTCTTCTGCGATGATTTTAATGTCAAGGGAAAAGGCTGAGGAATTAGGCCTTAAAATTTTAGGCAAGGTAACAGGTACTGCTGTCAGGGCTTTAGAGCCTGAGGTAATGGGATTAGGCCCAATTTATTCAACAAGAAGGCTTTTAGAAAGAACAGGCTTAAAAGTTGATGACATAGATTTGTTTGAAATTAATGAAGCCTTTGCTACTCAATCAATTGTTTCAATCAAAGAGTTAGGTATAGACGAAAGCAAGGTTAATGTTAACGGCGGGGCAATCGCAATAGGCCACCCATTGGGAATTTCTGGCACAAGGATTATTACAACCCTGCTCTATGAGATGATTAGGCAGGATAAGAAAAAGGGCGTTGCAACAATGTGTATTGGTGGTGGCCAGGGAATTGCAACTTTGATTGAAAGAGATTAA
- the hrcA gene encoding heat-inducible transcriptional repressor HrcA, producing the protein MSEREAKILNIIVEYYIKKGEPVGSSFLASHYSEKGKFLSSATIRNIFKKMEEKELIEKTHLSSGRIPTKKGLKVYLENLINDFKSKGDKIDKSFTQKINILAGRDLISNLETYAEILEKETGVVSLLLLPDLFTTKIKRIDFVQLSPEKILAIIVSVNDFYRETILEMPYPVNYQQLIAAANYINMNFSGLTLFEIKKRLLNSIESGLNQLNNVAKNIVKLAYENIDRIYGEENSIIIKGLSNILDERYVKEVRVLKSLMENFEKKKDIYHLITSCINKELAFNLDFPAENFSLIVSSYSVVGGGKGAFGLVGPLRMNYKRNISIMRQITHSIIEQLFVK; encoded by the coding sequence TTGTCTGAAAGGGAAGCAAAAATATTAAACATAATAGTTGAGTATTACATAAAGAAAGGGGAGCCTGTAGGTTCATCTTTTTTGGCTTCTCATTATTCAGAAAAAGGTAAATTTTTATCTTCTGCAACAATCAGGAATATCTTTAAGAAAATGGAAGAAAAGGAATTGATTGAAAAAACACACCTTTCCTCAGGAAGAATTCCCACAAAAAAGGGTTTAAAGGTTTATCTGGAAAATCTAATAAATGACTTTAAAAGCAAAGGGGATAAAATTGATAAAAGTTTTACCCAAAAAATCAATATTCTTGCCGGTAGAGATTTAATCTCCAACCTTGAAACCTATGCTGAAATACTTGAAAAGGAAACAGGTGTTGTTTCTCTTCTCCTTTTGCCGGATTTGTTTACCACTAAAATTAAAAGAATTGATTTTGTACAGCTTTCTCCTGAAAAGATTCTTGCAATTATAGTTTCAGTTAATGATTTTTATAGAGAGACTATTCTTGAAATGCCTTATCCAGTAAATTATCAGCAGCTTATTGCAGCTGCAAACTACATTAATATGAATTTTTCAGGACTTACCCTCTTTGAAATCAAAAAAAGGCTTTTAAATTCAATTGAATCTGGGCTAAATCAATTAAATAATGTGGCAAAGAATATTGTTAAGCTTGCATACGAGAATATTGACAGGATTTACGGAGAAGAGAATAGCATAATAATAAAGGGGCTTTCTAACATTCTTGACGAAAGGTATGTAAAAGAGGTGAGGGTTTTAAAATCTCTTATGGAAAATTTTGAAAAAAAGAAAGATATTTATCATTTGATTACAAGTTGTATAAATAAAGAATTGGCTTTTAACCTTGATTTTCCTGCTGAAAATTTCAGTTTAATTGTATCTTCATACAGTGTTGTAGGAGGGGGCAAAGGGGCTTTTGGGCTTGTAGGGCCTTTGAGGATGAATTACAAAAGAAATATCTCAATAATGAGGCAGATAACCCATTCTATAATTGAACAGTTATTTGTAAAATAA